tttgggtgaagatagatttaaggtcgtcagctgtgataaatgtgagaggagaaagagtagtggcggattttgaaaaactgtcataaaaaagagtcaaaatgaaattggacACCCTGgaatactcaaaaattcactggatgCTCAAAAATAACTCAAAGGAGCCACCAATCAATTTTGTAGATTGAGCATACATTTTAAGCCTAggcaatttcagtttttctttacgtcgaatcattcgtgaacaaaagattttgttcattttcgaaattttacggaaatttttaaaaaatttcaaaacgcaaaaatccgttggaagctccaaaacagcttgaaactCTCACCAATCGAAATTCGTGagcgttcaattttttttgaagggggtgGGGTATTTGTAATTGCATGAgcgttgaattttcatttaatcaaattttgattattttcatcataGAAAACATGAGtcaaataggaatttttaaaaatctgtcaaaaatcaaaaaacgaaattcacgCCCTGAAATTTGCTCTAGTGAAGtatttttacatgctctttcaaGTTTTCTTGGTTCGGTCCGCAAACTTGTTTCCGGTTGAATTGCCATGAACACTTTTTTGTGAATTCCTCCCAAACCCACTATTTTAAAGAAAAGGGGCGtttaatctagaaaaaaaaaggaatggaTATTCGAACTTAGCTAcctcaaattagaaaaaaattgacatggaACATtacaatttcatcatttttcatattttttcaaaatggggggggggtgaagggcGGTGGTGAAGGGCACCAAAGAATGGCATCCAAATCATGAGTAAATATTCAAAGAGACCCCTCCTATgccatttattttcaattttttgataagcaGGCACTTATATTGCTCAAGTTTTGGCGGCCAAGGTAAGGGGAAGGGTGATCAGAGGGCTCGATAAAAAAATCTAATGCTTAAACTCAGCGTCATCAAATTAGGTAGTAATTATCAATAAGCCACATTACTACATAATTAcgatttttacaacattttgaaCCAAAACTGTGAACATTTGGACCTGTAAGGAGTATAGAgatcccattttaaaaatttattcactaAAAAGTTCACAGTAAGAGATCTTTAATATAATTTCTCGACTATCTGcagctttcaacttttgtactcacaaattattgaaaaatttaccttctactttaaagttcatttttgatattttcaaatttcaattattcattttaaatgcCCTACCAAGTCTCTTCAAAATCTTGCAAACAGACTTACTCCAAATAGAACTGGTCTTGAGATATGATCCTTCTAAGTTCGGTTTGTTAGATGAAATCTTTTGGAATCGTCCAGatgcgtatttacggcgaatggttatgcaaatttattaacgtCTAGAAGCTTCCTACACATTACCACgttgttacctacctattccaaTGTAAATTTGATGTTCGTTATTTCGtccagtatttttttgaatttctgcaaCTTTTGAAGTAGtttgaagaatatttatgatgattttgaattttttccaaaaaaaaacgcttttcAAGATTACCAAACATATTAAGTAGGTTAGTATATAATTTATCGtgaaattaattctttttttttcttctttttttgaaatctcctGTAAGAAAGAGTAAGTATTTAGGCTaactacgtaaaaaaaaacaaaaaaaaaatactcgaaacgATCAAAACTACACATaaagtattttattatttatacgACTAAATAAATACATTTATAACAAATAACAGTATGAATGAAATATTTCTGAGATCGGTAgataaaaagaataaataacACGACAATTAGCCATCGGCCGGTCGTATAGTACCATAAAATCAGATATAGTAATTACGTTCTCATCATTCTTCGAATTGAAAACAATTAATTAAAACATTTACTTACATTGCGTAATGATGAGATGAAAAGaagaactttgaaaatattataggtaagtacatagtacatacttatttatgTAACTTTAACTTACAATCAAATTAATATGCGAATTGaaagttgacgaattttttggaaaatttctaattaGAGGCTAATCGTCTTCCATTAATAAGAAAATGCTAGATACTTACACAAAACATAATAAAacaacaaacgaaaaaaaaaaagtaggtaaatctaAACAGATATAAACGAAACAATGAGATagagaggagagaaaaaaaatgaggggaaaaacaacgttattaaaaattaataaacagcACTGGATTTATGTACAAAAGCTTTCGCATTACGATTACGAAACATTATACCTTTAACTCGGTGGTACGTGATAACGAGATGTCTCGTAATACCAAAActaacaccaaaaaaaaaagaaaaaaaaaagaaaaaaacactcacatTAAAAATGCGTcttataaatataaataaaaaagaaaaaaaaacactaaaaccgaacgaagaaaaattaaataaataaaaaaaaaagaaaaaacaaatacataactaatttcaataaaaacaacCCTTGGGGATTAGCGTCCCAGTTAATCTTGCATACGATAATTTTCACCAGCCAAGGCCGCAGCGAGATGATAATGTTCCTGCGGCGAGAGGTTATTATTACTGGTGATACTCTCGTACAACGACGACTTCAATCTTTTGCACTTGGCGCGtcgatttttgaaccaaaaCTGGACGTTTTTCGGCTCCAGTTTGGGAAACTTTTGACGATACGCCATCGAGTTCAGATCCTCGGTGTATTGCATGATCAATCCGTGAGACGGATGAGTATTCATGTGGAACCATTTCTCTAAGCATGGAACTTCGGTAACTGGATCGATAAAGGTACGATTTCGTTTCCGTTTATCGTCCGAATACGCGTTATGGTTGTTGGTGTGCGGTTGCGGAGAACTGTGCGGCACTGATCGACTCATGCTCATGCTCATGCTTTGAATGTAGGGAGTAAACATGGAGAAATTATGACTAAACATCGAATTAGGAACTATGGGGAAAACGGGATTATTCACCGATCGCGGAATCAACGATAATGGACTAGGATTCGAGAAAATCGAATTACGAGACTCCGACTCGGAGGTTTTATTGTGAACGCTTTCCGGCTCGGAGATGTCGTCGTCGACGTCTTCCTCGTCTGAGTCGAATTCTTGACCGTCGACTACCGCCGGTGACTCGGATTTCGGTTTCTTCGTCCCGTCTATGGGACTGTTACGTGTGACTAGGTCAACGCCGCCGGATGATTTATCTGGTGGTTCTTGTTTGATTTTGTCGATCTGCGAAGCAAATAACGAGCGGAAAGTTAGAATTGAGTTTTCTTTAGAGAAGGAGGTGATTTTAATCGTGGATATATTTTTGGGTTTAAAAAAGATTTAACAATGAGATAATAAAACACATTCAAACGAACTAGAACCGTCATCATTATGCAGAGCtgtgccaaaaaatacttttcttgatttcattcctcaacatattttcaaaaagtaagtatccaatttttccaaactttcttCTTGCTCTTGGTTTTGTTTTATTCTTTCCAACACAAACACGTACCAATCTTTTGacaccccctccccacccctcttaaaaacatgacttttcaggatttttgcaaaaaaaaaaaatgaactttgacaatttttgataaaaaaaagttgtttggtctccaaattttggcaaaaaataaacttttcttggtaaattttgttttaaaaaactctttactaaaaaataaaatttgttgcgaccaaaaaatgcaaaaattttaggaaagtttgatttttttctgcaattattttggaaaaaacaagacCTTTTGGCACTATTTATAAAAAAACAAGCCtgctttacaattttgacaaaaaattgatttttttacaatgcttacaaaaaaatagatttttatgcaattttggcaaaaagacaCCCCCTTCCCTCCCCTCGTAAAAAACatgtaatttcgaaatttttgcaaaaaaaatggactctgaacatttttgaagaaaaaaagttgtttactccggaaattattggcaaaaaatgaaccttttttggtaaagttttgtttaaaaaaactctttacaaaaaaatcatatctgtTGCAaccaaaaaatgcaagaattttggtaaatttttatttttttctgcaattttggcaaaaaaacaagactttttggcactATAAAAAACaggcttttttgacaattttgacaaaaaaaaaacaattttttttacaatattttgcaAGAAGTTggattttaggcaattttggcaaaaaagtaagattttttggtaaatttagtttaaaaaaactCGTGAcggaaaaatcagattttttgcgatcaaaatatgcaaaaatttaaagaatatttcatttaagaaaaaaaatgttttttctgcaattttggcttTTGGGGCTTTTCCGAAATTTGCGCAATGCTAATCTGCGAAACACTGATTTGCGTCAAGCCAGTTTGCTTAacgctgatttttgaaaccttgaaaaaacAAGTGTTGAATTATTCGTATTTCTacttaaaaacttggaaaaggtAATCAattgattttataatattttgtgcgactttcaaaaacttgaaaaaattacttgagaTTATGTCAcgcttgagaaaaaaaaattgaaaaaattaccaatttctgatatttttataattttttttgacttttacgacttgaagaaaatttcaatgaattatTGATgcgtcaaattttttaaaactttgagaaaaatctGACATTTAAGAACTTCGAATTAAGTTGCTGAAATTAtgtcaattcattttttatttttttatattaagtcaacttgaacaaaaaacaataattttcaactttccatgGAGAGGCAAcgttaccctttttttttttgaatattttgattttaaaaaactcattttttgcaattttgacgaaaaagtcatatttttgcgatcaaaaaatgcaactctctcaaaaaagtttattaaaaaaaaaagaaaatttctttaagaattttttggtaaaaaacaagactttttggtaggtaattttgataaaaacagacctttttgacaatttcaaaagaatgttttttttactgtttttacaaaaaaataggatttttttaaataggattattttgtattattttggcaaaaattaagattttttgggtaattttggaaatgaaaaaacttttgtccaaattgaatgaaaaaaatcagatttttgttaccaaaaaatgcaaggctttcaggaaattttgacttaaaaagaaatttttttcatacaaatttgaaaaaaaaatactttttgaccattctgATAAAGAAACaggcatttttgacaaaattttgacaacaattgaatcttttattacaatttctacaaaaaaaagtagaatttttcgtaattttggcaaaaaaggcaGCTTCTTTTGGTAATTAAGAAATCCaagattttctggaaattttgcccaaaaaaggAGAAGAGTTttgccattttggaaaaaaattgaacttttcacgATTTCTGTGCATTCGAGGTACTGAGATTAGGAAAATATGGCATTCGGAAGATGACAATTCGGGGGTTTCTAttcaaaaaactgcattttttcatttttttgattaaaactgTAGGTGCCAATCTACTTTAGAtggcctaattttttttaaaaaataccaaaatttgatactttTCTCAACTagttttccaacttgaaaaataaattctaaattctCAATCTTATTGGTCCtttgcttaattttttgatttttttttttttttgctataatCACTAGAATgtcttatttttcaaacatgatgAACAGTTGAACACCCAATAGGttactttcattttaaaatgctaaaaattagAAACTCAATAAACCACGCAAGATATCCATTAAATCTACACCAAAATCCGCGATACAAAATATCCCTTTACCGTTTCCTctttcatactcgtatttccatTAAAAGCCACAAACTAATCCAATCACACTCGATAATCCTTTTTATCATTTCTTCTGATTTATCTCGAATTGAACGAAACATCTCAAAGCTACCTATACATTCACTTCGACTCTTTTCCTGTTTTTTCTCACTCGGAAATTTCAAGCACCCCTTCCCCCTCTCCCTCGCTTCCTGCCTCTCCTCTCTCATGCCAAAACCATATCCGCGTCAAAATCCAGataataataattcaacatGTTCGAATGCAGATATGTACGAATAAAGATATCATATACGAGTACGCGAGACGAATAAAGGTGTTTTACTTACCGGGGATGAACTCCTAGAACGTTTATTAGCTTTGTGTGTGGTAAGTGAAAGGGGTGCAACAGGTGAACCGGAGGGTCGCGCGTCTAAACTATCATCTCCCTCTTCGCCGTCGCCGTCCGATCTGTTATCATCATCTAGGCCTACATCGTCTTCGTCACAACTTTCGTGCGTACTGCCTAAACTTTCCTTACTCGTTACCGCCGTATCGCACGGACTATGACTATCACTTCTGTATCCGTTCATCGAATTGTTAGGCGCTAAAATCAAGATACACGAGAGAGTTAAGTTAATTCAATTTCCATTTCATCTTTTGGTCGCCTACGCTCGGCGATAGGTGGGTAGGTACACCTCACCCCCATCTTGCCCGCGCTGAGCGCGCTTTATTGAAGCGAGTAATAAATATGGAAACGCGTCAGAAAACGTCTCTTTTACGTACCATTAGACACATTCCGCCCTTCGGTACGCTTTTGAGCTGCTCTAGCGTTCTTGAACCAGTAAACGACGTTATTCACGTCTAATGGCTTTCGACCTCGACGCGATTCTAAGCTGTTTAATTCGCTCACGTATTGCATGATCTGTAAATGCGAAGAAATTCGTATTAGAAATACATTCTCGGACCACGGTGAATCGGCGATGGATATTTGGCCGGGTCAATGATGACCACTTTGGTTACCTGCTGTCTGCTGGGATGTTGATTTTCCGAGAACCATTTTTGCAACCTGGGTAATTCGTGTTCGGCGTCGAAACTAGTTCTCATTCGAGTTTTTTGTGTAGGGTATTGACTCTGAACCGTCTGAAACAAACAGTAATCGAAATAATGAGTAAATTATTGGGATTTTTGTGCAATATAAATTCGAAGTAGGATTTGgggaaaattcttaaaatttttttcggaatttttttacataaaccagctttttttcataaggaCTCACGATGCTTGGAAATTTTCGTTTCGATTGCTGCACATTTACTCATTGGCCACTTAtataaaattttggcagaatataaaaatttgtattcgaatattttcgttgaattttcagCCCAACATTTGGGTCATGAATTTTAGGgagtttttggaaaagttgtcatgCAACCTAACAAAGAGATTAAAATGttggcagaaaatcaaaattttctacaaaaactTTTGGGCATATGGCAtatctgaagaattttgagtctaaaattgggtcataataATTTTAGGAGTTTCATAAATaaaaaaggtgtcatgcgacCAATTCAAATGGGTCAAGGTTTCGGCAtgtaagaaatcaaaaatttctatcaagcGGATTTTTGGGTgcttttgaagaattctgagcccaaaattgagatACTGATTTCAAAAGggtttggttttgaaaaaaattgtaattagaCGTATCAAAACGGGTAAAACTtagtagaatttcaaaaatttcaatcataaaACTTTATGGgcatttttgtataattttgagcttaaaagtAGGTCATAATTTTAGGTGCTGTTGAAAAAGGTGTCAcacgacctatcaaaataggttaaacttactgtagaaaatcaaaattttcctataTCCATGACAacctttttgagcattttctgagaatttcaagtccaaATTGAGATcataattttcgtattttttttttgtttttgaaaaaatataacgagttccaattttaggaaaaaacgacaaatttttatcgaaactcgaacttttttgaacatttttgaaaaatttcagctttaaatttgattatttttttttagcatttttttttgtttttgaaaaaatgtaacgggtgccaattttaggaaaaaatgacaaattttgatcaaaactcaaactttcttgaatatttttgaaaaattttagctttaaatttggttaatttttttagctatttttttttcttgatagaaatgattgatttttcctaaaaattgtaaCCCATTTTGTCAGGCCTGATgacatcatttcaaaaattccaaaaataatttaccaTACTTAACACAagtttaaactcaaaattttccaaaattgctcaaaaaaaaagttaatagaaaattttgatatcttgccgaaattttaactcattttgataggtcacgtgacttttttttcaaaaaccttcgCAATCATGAGTCAtggcccaattttgagctcaaaattcttcaaaaatgctcaaaaaaatattgatagaaAATTTAGACTTTCTGCCTAAATTTCAAACGGTTTTGTTGGGTTGCGTGAAACCCTTTTTCAAAACCCCTGAAAATCATCACACaattttagactcaaaatttttcaaaaatgttcaaaaagagtaggtacctattgaaaaaaaatgttgcttttctgctgaaaatttaaccaatttttatAAGTTGAAGGGCACCTTTcccaaaaaatcctgaaaaatcaTAACACGAGTTTAgagtcaaaattcttcaaaaatgctccagaaagttttggtaaaaaattttgattttctgttgaaactTCCACCCGTTTTGTCACGTTCTatgattcgtttttcaaaaacgccGAAGATCAATTCTCaatttggggctcaaaatttgttttaaaaatactaaaataaaagctttgaagaaaattttgtttttttgtaaataatttaagccattttgataagttgcatgacacgttttacaaaaattctcgcaaTCATAACACAATATTGgactcaatatttttcaaaattgctcaaaagcaGTTTTAGTAGGAAATTTTGATGTGCTGTCGGaatttgaactcattttgataggtcacgtgacaactttttattcaaaaagccCTGAAATCTTGAGTCATGACCCAATTTcgagttcaaaattcttcaaaaatgctcaaacaaAGTTTTGATAAAGAATTAAGGGTTTCTGCCTAAATTTTAAACCGTCTTTTATGAGTTGCATGAAACCTTTTTTCAAACCCTCTGAAAATCGTAGCCcaatttcaagctcaaaattcttcaaaaatgttcaaaaaaaagtttgagaacAATTATTTTGCTTTTGTGCCGAAAATTTGGCCCATTTTTATAGGCCATATGacacttttctcaaaaacccTAACAAAACATAATAGTACGAgtttaggctcaaaattcttcaaaaatactcaagaaaattttgataaaaaatgttgataaaaaattttgattttctgttgaaagtAGGTACTACTCATTTTGTTAGGTTCTGTGATTCGTTCTTCAAAAACGTCGAAAATCAAAGTtctcaattttgggctaaaaattcttcaaaatcatgacaattttggactcaatttttttcaaaaatgctcaaaaaaaatttgatagagttgatttttgtcaaaatatttacccatttttttaGTTTGCAGGTGcgcgacaattttttcaaaaactataggAATCAACTACACACAGTCACTGCttgatgaatctgtcaccaagaagtcaccatatcgtcaaaaaaattgtcaagggtcattagaaaattttggcgatttcttcaccaacaacTCGCCATAAGAATGACAAAAACCCAGGAGGTAATTCGCTGATGAGAGCTTCACCATGACCCAActttgggcttaaaattcttctgAAATGTTATGACACAATTTTAAGCTCAttcctgttcaaaaaaaattccgacaaagaattttgatttcctctctttttaacccattttgttAGGTCGCGGTCGCGTGAACAAAGACCTACTCGTACTTCTGCAACCATACatttgatgatttgaaaaaggaaaaaaattcctaccTGTAAAGCTGGATGAACTCTATCGTCGGAGCTTCCAATATGCGCTTTATCGTGATGTAACGAAGACGGAGACCCCATAGGAAATGGGAATTGTGCCAAAGGACTAGGATACGGCAACGGTCTCAACGCCTGTCGATACTGACTCGAAATCCATTGTTCGAATTTACGTATCACATCGTCCGACGGTACCGTCGCACCATAGTCCGCTCCACGAAGCATACTTTTCAACGTTATCTATTcgggagaaaaaaaagaagcgaaaaaaaaatacacggtAAGTACCATAACGAAGGGTTGcaggaaaaaaacacgaaatagGTACCCGCTATACAATATcaatatggaaaaaatgaagatgtCGCTGACAAGGGGCGAAGGGGGGAAAAAgttacataatttcaaaaatatacaaataaaaCCTTATCACTTTTTAACCATTCATTACAACATAAGAATTTCGTTTGTCTTCAAAAACAGCTAGCGATGAATAGGCGGAGCGGTGCGGCAGCTTTTCAAACATTATCTTTTATATAAAATAAGACCCTTTCATCTTTCATCTCGGTTATTTATttccatatttcaaaattcttttcttATCGCGTGATACTTTGTTTCTCATCCCGTATTACAAAGAATATTCAGATTACATTGTTTTCATACTGCAAGGTGTGTAACGTTTTGATTAAACTTTGCCGTTTGACTAATTGCCAAAGATTCGCATCTTTATAAGTAAAAACTCGAGAAAACTTAAAAACTTTAATTATGTTCACGTGTATATTACTTATAGTATTGCAACGTGGAGgtagtaggtataagtaatgATACTTTGGTGAAAAAGTTGTGTGGCCGAGGTGGTTCGTATAATATAGTCGACGCCTTTTTGACGTAGAAAACTAGCTTTGTAGTAGGTGGAtattgtacctatgtacataaataataatCAAGTCAAATAGCTCACCTGATCCAAAGGACATCCCGAACTCAATATATGATCTCTGTTCTGTAATATCAACAATTGCAATAATTTCTCTTTCATTTGAGATAAAATCGCGTTAGCACAACTCGAAGTCCTGTAATCAAAATTTGTATCGAGACATTAAGTATACAACTACTACATGTATGGgctatcaaaataaaattctcttCGTCAATTCGGAAGAAAAACTTACCGaagtatttgtattttcaacgTAACAGACGAACTAATCTGTCCTAAAATATCGTACACcgttttttgaggattttgagCCACTTTTTCTAATCTGATCGGCTTCcagttttcaattaaaattgatcCTGTAAGAAGATAACATAGATACGTGGAGATGTACTTACGTAAGTCACcaagaaaatgaaatcgaattgtACCTAAATAAGTCTACATCCAATCCCGTCGTTTTATATAGGGTTGGGGAGAAGGGGAGGGAAGGCTATTGGGTGCGAATTTTATAGAACGTTTCAAGTATGGGGAATTTGATGTGAAAAGACAATATCTCTTGAActtcattttgtcaaaatgttgattatattcgaaatttttaaacaacctACCTAccgaattttctttttcaaatcttaTAAGATTTCCCTCATcttgtttacaaaatttccagaagtccaaaccgggggggggggggtgaagggaTTACACTTatctgaaaatgatgaaaaatagatTTCCTAGgccctaaatttaattttcaaccttCTTCATGCCTTCCATAGACAACTGTATTTTGTAactataatgaaaaaatagtaaaaatcacagaTTTCAGGAAATCATCAATTTCtctaaatgtttgaaaatgtggcataattttagcaattcaacatttttttcccaaggTTTTAAGAGTCAACCCCGATAACAGGATATAAAAGTCTATTGTCAGTGGGACtggaaatatcaaaaattggtcattttttcataaactaATATAACGCCAAGAATTTatcgcaaattttttcaagcgttCAAACACCAGCCGAAATATTGTGAACTCATTCATTTACTCGAAATATTGGTTAAATTCAGTGTCAGGCAGATCcacattgtaaaattttgaatgaactcCCCCCCTCCCTTTCtccccaaaaaacatatccatatCAAAATCTGATGATATTTCGATGATCGGAAAGAGTAGAAATGAGCTGAGTTTAAAGGTGAATCAACCTTTGACCAATTACAGATAACCTTAAGAAGCCAGCCAGGCTTACAGACGACCATGAGAGGCTAAACAGTTAAGTTTATGACCTTTAGTGGCTCGTCAGacgggccaatgaccttaagaagttGGCCAGAtatatagatagatagatagatagacgaccttgaaaagttGGATAGCAAGGTCAGTGATTCTGGGAGACCAGGTACAAgggccaatgaccttaatagATTGTACAGACAAGCATACGGCCTTGGGAAGCCAGGTGGATGgttcaatgacctcaagagatcAGACAGGCGGGCAGGCAGGCGATACGTGGAAGCcatactgacgggtcaatgaccttaaaaggcaCAACAGGAATGCATACAACCTTAAGAAGCCAGTCAGACTAACAGACGACCATAAGAGGCTAAAAAGTTAGGTTTATGACCTTTAGTGGCTCttcagacgggtcaatgaccttaagaagctaGCCGTATTTATATAGATGGATAGATAGACGACGTTGGAAAGCTTGACAGCAAGGTGATCGACCTAGGGAGATCAGGTACAAgggccaatgaccttaagagattGAACAGACAAGCatacgaccttgggaagccagatgGATGGTTCAATGACCTCAAGACATCAGACAGACAGGCAGAGAGGCGATACTTGGAAGTcatactgacgggtcaatgaccttaaaatgcACGACAGGAATGCATAcaaccttaagaagccagacaggcaagTCAGTGACCTTAGGAAGTCAGCCAGATATATAGGCAACCTCGGAAAGTTGTGCaaaaaggtcaatgaccttgtaAGGTCATCCACAAATGTCAATGACCTCGAGCGGACAACCacaaaggtcaatgaccttaggaggtcAGCCACACGTGTCAATGATCTTAAAATGCAAGACACGACTACATACGACCTGgagagaccagacagacgggtcaatgaccttgaaagatTAGACCcagtctttgaaaaaaaatggaatgtgtaacactttttgacaaaaaacaaatttttcgacAACTTTAGCATAAATTAGGAGCTTTTATAAATCATTGGCAAAAAGAAGATAGCCCacttgaatttttgcaatttttggcaaaagatcTAAGAGGCTTTTGGGTTATTCTTGAAAAGAAGTGTGacacaatttctggaaaaagcgagactttttggaacttttggcaatttctaaaaagcaaaaagtttTGACAAGGTTTCAAAAACGCaaaaacttttgagaatttcagacaaaaagtaagaattttgaaaaaatgtcaacaaaaagcaggaattttgggggaattattgacaaaaaaagggATGTCTACttagtttttgtcaatttttgacaaaaaggagAAA
This region of Planococcus citri chromosome 5, ihPlaCitr1.1, whole genome shotgun sequence genomic DNA includes:
- the dve gene encoding homeobox protein dve-1 encodes the protein MDIQSVMETFAEWIAATNPNGNLFSMANGVQSQALSLTTAAGNSIQNSSLDNVQSTGKTLAVRCVVESVANLQYCDLPYPNHGSGQVEVDRQASVPVHTVFHNLVEAVLQIFGYPKETAVTAKGSILIENWKPIRLEKVAQNPQKTVYDILGQISSSVTLKIQILRTSSCANAILSQMKEKLLQLLILQNRDHILSSGCPLDQITLKSMLRGADYGATVPSDDVIRKFEQWISSQYRQALRPLPYPSPLAQFPFPMGSPSSLHHDKAHIGSSDDRVHPALQTVQSQYPTQKTRMRTSFDAEHELPRLQKWFSENQHPSRQQIMQYVSELNSLESRRGRKPLDVNNVVYWFKNARAAQKRTEGRNVSNAPNNSMNGYRSDSHSPCDTAVTSKESLGSTHESCDEDDVGLDDDNRSDGDGEEGDDSLDARPSGSPVAPLSLTTHKANKRSRSSSPIDKIKQEPPDKSSGGVDLVTRNSPIDGTKKPKSESPAVVDGQEFDSDEEDVDDDISEPESVHNKTSESESRNSIFSNPSPLSLIPRSVNNPVFPIVPNSMFSHNFSMFTPYIQSMSMSMSRSVPHSSPQPHTNNHNAYSDDKRKRNRTFIDPVTEVPCLEKWFHMNTHPSHGLIMQYTEDLNSMAYRQKFPKLEPKNVQFWFKNRRAKCKRLKSSLYESITSNNNLSPQEHYHLAAALAGENYRMQD